One stretch of Leadbetterella byssophila DSM 17132 DNA includes these proteins:
- the argS gene encoding arginine--tRNA ligase, giving the protein MNIELVLAAEIEKAVAEIFGHQDKVTLQPTRKDFEGHYTYVFFGLVKLARKSPAEIGQLLGDYLIQNSPYVLSYTVVQGFLNLTLKDEAWIQVFRGVKEGQNPEASKGNVLVEYSSPNTNKPLHLGHLRNNFLGYSVAEILKEAGYEVTKACLVNDRGIHICKSMVAYQRYGNGETPASSGLKGDHLVGKYYVEFDKHYKKEIEEWVAEGVSEEEAKKTAPILVEAQEMLVKWENGDAEIIELWKKLNGWVYEGFDFTYKTIGVNFDKTYYESDTYLLGKDIVEEGLAKGVFYKKEDNSVWIDLTDEGLDHKLVLRGDGTSVYITQDLGTTDLKFQDFHSEKSIWVVGNEQDYHFKVLFAILKRLGRPYADGLYHLSYGMVDLPSGKMKSREGTVVDADELVSDMIATSKSITEEKGKTEGFSEGQLEELYRMVALGALKYYLLKVEPKKRMLFNPEESIDFQGNTGPFIQYTHARIKSILRKSGKDQFPMPADITNVNAEEIEVIFLLKDFRKIIDAAAAEYSPAVIANYVYELAKTFNVFYSRHSVLNEENEVLKNFRLSLIEQVAEVIKKGMKLLGIEVPEKM; this is encoded by the coding sequence ATGAATATAGAATTAGTACTGGCAGCGGAGATTGAAAAGGCCGTGGCTGAGATATTTGGTCATCAGGATAAGGTGACTCTACAACCTACCCGTAAGGACTTTGAAGGTCATTATACCTACGTTTTCTTCGGTCTGGTAAAATTAGCCAGGAAATCCCCGGCAGAAATTGGTCAACTTCTTGGTGATTATTTGATCCAAAATTCCCCATATGTACTTTCTTATACAGTAGTTCAAGGCTTTCTAAATCTTACCTTGAAAGATGAGGCTTGGATTCAAGTTTTCAGAGGAGTAAAAGAGGGTCAAAATCCAGAAGCTTCCAAAGGAAATGTATTAGTGGAATACTCTTCCCCTAATACGAATAAACCCCTGCACTTAGGCCACTTGAGAAATAACTTCCTGGGATATTCGGTGGCCGAAATATTGAAGGAGGCAGGTTATGAAGTTACTAAAGCTTGTTTGGTAAATGACAGAGGTATTCATATCTGTAAATCCATGGTGGCATATCAACGCTATGGTAATGGAGAAACTCCCGCATCTTCAGGTTTAAAAGGAGACCATCTTGTAGGTAAGTATTATGTGGAGTTTGACAAGCACTACAAGAAAGAGATAGAAGAATGGGTTGCCGAGGGAGTGTCTGAAGAAGAAGCAAAAAAGACAGCACCCATCCTGGTGGAAGCCCAGGAGATGTTAGTTAAATGGGAAAATGGAGATGCTGAGATTATAGAGTTATGGAAAAAACTGAACGGATGGGTTTATGAAGGTTTTGATTTTACCTATAAAACCATAGGGGTGAACTTTGACAAAACCTATTACGAATCAGATACTTATCTCTTAGGTAAAGATATAGTAGAAGAAGGCCTAGCCAAAGGGGTTTTCTACAAGAAGGAAGACAATAGCGTTTGGATAGATTTAACAGATGAGGGTCTGGATCATAAATTAGTTCTGCGCGGAGATGGAACCAGTGTTTATATCACTCAGGACTTAGGAACTACTGATCTTAAGTTCCAGGATTTCCATTCGGAGAAGTCCATTTGGGTGGTGGGTAATGAGCAAGACTATCACTTCAAAGTGCTCTTTGCCATTTTGAAGCGATTGGGTCGTCCTTATGCTGACGGACTATATCACCTTTCATACGGTATGGTGGACTTGCCATCAGGCAAAATGAAGAGTAGGGAAGGTACTGTAGTAGACGCAGATGAGTTGGTTTCAGACATGATTGCAACCTCAAAGAGCATCACCGAAGAGAAAGGCAAGACAGAAGGGTTCTCTGAGGGCCAACTGGAAGAACTTTACCGTATGGTAGCATTAGGCGCTTTGAAATACTATCTACTGAAAGTAGAGCCTAAGAAGAGGATGTTGTTCAATCCGGAAGAGTCTATTGACTTCCAGGGAAATACAGGTCCTTTTATTCAGTATACTCACGCAAGGATAAAGTCTATTCTTAGAAAATCAGGGAAGGATCAGTTCCCAATGCCTGCAGATATCACTAATGTAAATGCAGAAGAAATAGAAGTGATCTTTTTACTGAAGGATTTCAGAAAGATCATTGATGCAGCAGCAGCTGAGTACTCTCCGGCCGTGATAGCAAACTACGTGTATGAGTTAGCTAAAACCTTTAATGTTTTCTATTCTAGACATTCGGTATTAAACGAGGAGAATGAAGTGCTTAAAAACTTTAGATTATCTCTGATTGAGCAAGTGGCTGAAGTGATTAAGAAAGGAATGAAGTTGCTTGGAATAGAAGTTCCGGAGAAGATGTAA